One Brassica napus cultivar Da-Ae chromosome C2, Da-Ae, whole genome shotgun sequence DNA window includes the following coding sequences:
- the LOC106433038 gene encoding tyrosine-sulfated glycopeptide receptor 1-like, protein MIDEKMRSKSTGLLVIFIYLLSLSVFFLTVSEAVCNLQDRDSLLLFSTNVSSPLSPLHWNTSTDCCSWEGISCDDSPQNRVTAILLPSRGLSGTLPPSVLNLHRLSQLNISYNRLSGPLPQGFFSALDQLTVLDLSYNSFSGKSPFEQSLTNGSNKNFPIQTVDLSSNLFQGDILPGSVFLQGAFRLTSFNVSNNSFTGPLPSIICTSSPRLTKLDVSYNKFTGVISQGLGRCSRLGVLRAGFNKLSGEIPKEIYNLSNLEELLLPANQLSGNIDDGITSLTKLRLLDLYFNQLQGEIPKNIGKLFNLRRLQLHINNLTGSVPVSLSNCTKLVKLNLRVNLLGGTLSNVDFSRFQSLSVLDLGNNSFTGDFPSTVYSCKNLTAMRFAGNKLTGQISPQVLELESLSFFTFSQNQMTNITGALSILQHCKKLSTLIIARNFYDETLPSNEDFLAPGAFPKLQIFGTGGSRLRGVIPAWLIKLKSVELMDLSQNQLVGSIPGWLGTLPNLFYLDLSSNLLTGELPKELFQLSALMSQKVYDATERSYLELPVFVSPNNVTSNQQYNQISSLPPAIYVNKNNLNGTIPVEIGRLKVLIVIELQANNFTGSIPDELSNLTNLERLDLSNNSLSGRIPWSLTGLHFMSYFNVANNTLSGQIPTGAQFDAFPKSYFEGNPLLCGGVLLTSCTSPSTQHSSTKTREKVNTPLVVGLVIGIFFGVSLVLVMLALWVMDKKRRVNPGDSEHAGLEISSDASYSEVPLDSEKDISLVLLFGNSGYEAKDLTIFELLKATNNFSQANIIGCGGFGLVYKATLDNGTNVAVKKLTGDYGLMEKEFKAEVEVLSRAKHENLVDLQGYCVHEGARILIYSFMENGSLDYWLHENPEGPAQLDWSKRLHIMRGASCGLAYMHQVCEPHIVHRDIKSSNILLDGSFKAYLGDFGLSRLILPYRTHVTTELVGTLGYIPPEYGQAWVATLRGDVYSFGVVMLELLTGKRPMEVFKPKVSREIVAWVHQMRKDGKLEEVFDPLLRERGGDEREMIRVLDIACMCVNQNPMRRPNIQQVVDWLNDVSKEEAKEETM, encoded by the coding sequence ATGATTGACGAGAAGATGAGATCAAAATCCACTGGTCTCcttgtgatttttatttatcttctttCCCTCTCTGTCTTCTTTCTTACAGTTTCAGAAGCTGTATGCAACCTCCAAGACCGAGACTCTCTCCTCTTGTTCTCCACCAACGTATCATCTCCACTTTCTCCTTTGCATTGGAACACGTCTACTGATTGTTGCTCCTGGGAAGGAATCTCCTGCGATGATTCTCCCCAAAACCGAGTCACTGCGATTCTCTTGCCCTCTAGAGGTCTCTCCGGTACTCTCCCGCCCTCTGTTTTGAATCTCCATCGTCTCTCTCAACTCAACATTTCTTACAACCGTCTCTCTGGTCCTCTCCCACAAGGCTTCTTCTCTGCTCTTGACCAGCTCACGGTTCTTGATCTCAGTTACAACAGTTTCAGTGGTAAATCACCATTTGAACAATCATTAACCAATGGAAGCAACAAAAACTTCCCAATTCAGACCGTTGATCTCTCCAGCAATCTTTTCCAAGGCGACATCCTACCCGGTTCTGTTTTCCTTCAGGGTGCTTTCAGGTTAACCAGTTTCAATGTCAGCAACAACAGCTTCACCGGTCCACTCCCTTCCATCATCTGCACATCTTCACCGCGGCTCACCAAACTGGATGTCTCTTATAACAAATTCACAGGCGTTATCTCTCAAGGACTAGGCAGATGCTCCAGGCTAGGCGTTCTTCGAGCAGGCTTCAACAAACTCTCCGGCGAAATCCCAAAAGAAATCTACAATCTTTCTAACCTCGAGGAACTTCTTCTACCAGCAAACCAACTCTCCGGAAACATCGATGATGGGATCACAAGCCTCACGAAACTGAGACTGCTTGACCTTTATTTCAATCAACTTCAAGGAGAGATACCAAAGAACATAGGTAAGCTTTTCAATCTCCGCAGACTCCAGCTCCATATAAACAACCTCACAGGCTCCGTCCCCGTCTCTTTATCCAATTGCACAAAGCTTGTGAAGTTGAATCTACGAGTTAACCTTCTGGGAGGAACCTTATCGAATGTAGACTTCTCCCGTTTCCAGAGCCTCAGCGTTCTTGACCTCGGAAACAACAGCTTCACCGGAGACTTCCCCTCGACGGTATACTCCTGCAAGAACCTCACCGCGATGAGGTTCGCAGGGAACAAGCTAACAGGACAGATATCTCCACAAGTACTGGAACTGGAGTCCCTGTCTTTCTTCACATTTTCACAAAATCAAATGACCAACATCACAGGCGCCCTCAGCATTCTTCAACACTGTAAAAAGCTCTCTACTCTCATCATTGCGAGGaacttttacgacgaaacgctACCAAGCAACGAGGACTTTCTAGCGCCAGGCGCATTTCCAAAGCTCCAAATCTTCGGTACTGGCGGATCTAGATTGAGAGGAGTAATACCCGCTTGGCTGATCAAGCTCAAGAGCGTGGAGCTCATGGACCTCTCACAAAACCAACTCGTGGGGTCTATTCCCGGTTGGTTAGGAACACTTCCAAACCTTTTTTACTTGGATCTCTCAAGTAACCTTCTTACGGGAGAGCTTCCAAAGGAACTGTTTCAGCTGAGTGCTCTCATGTCCCAAAAGGTGTACGATGCAACAGAGAGGAGCTATCTAGAGCTGCCTGTTTTCGTCAGTCCTAACAATGTCACCTCTAATCAGCAATACAATCAGATCTCCAGCCTCCCACCCGCGATATACGTCAATAAGAATAATCTCAACGGGACTATACCGGTGGAGATTGGACGGTTAAAGGTTCTCATTGTCATCGAGCTTCAAGCTAATAACTTCACTGGCAGCATTCCAGATGAGTTGTCAAACCTCACAAACTTAGAGCGGCTGGACCTCTCCAACAACAGTTTATCCGGTAGGATCCCTTGGTCGCTCACGGGACTCCATTTCATGTCTTACTTCAATGTtgccaacaacactctcagtggGCAGATACCCACAGGAGCTCAGTTTGATGCTTTCCCAAAATCATATTTTGAAGGAAACCCATTGTTGTGCGGTGGTGTACTGCTAACCTCCTGCACGTCTCCAAGTACTCAGCATTCTTCTACAAAGACGAGAGAAAAAGTTAACACACCCCTTGTTGTGGGACTTGTCATTGGGATCTTTTTCGGGGTcagtttggttttggtgatgCTTGCTCTGTGGGTGATGGACAAGAAGAGGAGGGTTAATCCAGGAGACTCTGAGCACGCGGGGCTGGAGATAAGCTCCGACGCCTCGTACTCTGAAGTTCCTTTAGATTCGGAGAAAGATATAAGCCTCGTGCTGCTATTCGGAAACAGTGGATACGAAGCAAAAGACCTGACCATATTCGAGCTCTTGAAAGCTACCAACAACTTCAGTCAAGCTAATATTATCGGATGCGGCGGGTTTGGTCTTGTCTACAAGGCTACATTGGACAATGGGACGAACGTGGCGGTTAAGAAACTCACAGGAGACTACGGTCTGATGGAGAAAGAGTTCAAGGCCGAGGTGGAAGTTCTCTCCAGGGCCAAACATGAAAACCTGGTCGATCTACAAGGCTACTGCGTCCATGAAGGTGCACGTATACTTATCTACTCGTTCATGGAGAACGGGAGTCTAGATTATTGGCTGCATGAAAACCCCGAAGGTCCAGCTCAGTTGGATTGGTCGAAAAGACTTCACATCATGAGAGGAGCAAGCTGTGGACTAGCCTACATGCACCAGGTATGCGAACCACATATAGTACACCGAGACATCAAGTCCAGCAACATCCTTTTAGATGGCAGTTTCAAGGCCTACCTCGGAGATTTCGGGTTATCAAGACTGATCCTTCCGTACCGGACACACGTCACAACGGAGCTTGTGGGCACATTGGGCTACATTCCCCCAGAGTATGGACAAGCATGGGTAGCTACCTTGAGAGGTGACGTGTACAGTTTCGGCGTGGTCATGCTCGAGCTTCTCACCGGGAAAAGGCCGATGGAGGTTTTTAAACCAAAGGTGTCGAGAGAGATAGTCGCGTGGGTGCATCAAATGAGGAAGGATGGAAAACTAGAGGAGGTGTTTGATCCGTTGCTGAGAGAGAGGGGTGGTGATGAAAGAGAGATGATACGTGTTCTTGACATAGCCTGCATGTGCGTGAACCAGAACCCTATGAGAAGACCAAATATCCAACAAGTTGTGGACTGGCTTAACGATGTAAGCAAA